In the genome of Kryptolebias marmoratus isolate JLee-2015 unplaced genomic scaffold, ASM164957v2 Scaffold66, whole genome shotgun sequence, one region contains:
- the slc35a2 gene encoding UDP-galactose translocator isoform X1: MAAGNLNKTGEEKTPNRTQNEANRKLKYISLAVLVVQNASLILSIRYVRTLPGDRFFATSAVVMAEVLKVLTCLLIILLQKRLSVTETAHFLLDSVLFQYKDTLKLAVPSLIYTLQNNLQYVAISNLPAATFQVTYQLKILTTALFSVLMLRKSLSRVQWVSLLLLFAGVAIVQVQQEGNKEASVADASHQNYTAGLVAVVISCLSSGFAGVYFEKILKGSAASVWVRNVQLGIFGTALGLLGLWWNDGGAVAERGFLFGYTGMVWCVIFNQAFGGLLVAVVVKYADNILKGFATSFSIVVSTVMSVYLFGFTVDLLFTAGAGLVIGAVYMYSLPKAPGATVTPSPASSSASLEPPRTADGGGKMEAFLPKAAPPAAVGAD, encoded by the exons ATGGCCGCGGGGAACCTCAACAAGACGGGGGAGGAGAAGACCCCGAACCGGACTCAGAATGAAG CCAACAGGAAGCTGAAGTACATCAGTCTGGCGGTGCTGGTGGTCCAGAACGCGTCGCTCATCCTCAGCATCCGCTACGTGCGCACGCTGCCCGGGGACCGCTTCTTCGCCACGTCGGCCGTGGTGATGGCCGaggttctgaaggttctgacGTGTCTGCTCATCATCCTGCTGCAGAAAAGAC TCAGCGTGACGGAGACGGCCCACTTCCTGTTGGACTCGGTGCTGTTTCAGTACAAGGACACCCTGAAGCTCGCCGTCCCGTCCCTCATCTACACGCTGCAGAACAACCTGCAGTACGTCGCCATCTCCAACCTGCCCGCCGCCACCTTCCAg GTGACCTACCAGCTGAAGATCTTGACCACGGCTCTGTTCAGCGTCCTGATGCTCAGGAAGTCTCTGTCCCGGGTCCAGTGggtctctctgctgctgctgttcgcCGGCGTGGCCATCGTCCAg GTGCAGCAGGAAGGAAACAAGGAGGCTTCGGTGGCGGACGCCTCCCACCAGAACTACACGGCGGGCCTGGTTGCCGTGGTGATCAGCTGCCTGTCGTCGGGCTTCGCCGGCGTTTACTTCGAGAAGATTCTGAAGGGGAGCGCGGCGTCCGTGTGGGTGAGGAACGTGCAGCTGGGGATCTTCGGCACGGCGCTCGGCCTGCTGGGACTGTGGTGGAACGACGGCGGCGCCGTGGCCGAGCGCGGCTTCCTGTTCGGCTACACGGGCATGGTGTGGTGCGTCATCTTCAACCAGGCGTTCGGCGGGCTGCTGGTGGCCGTGGTGGTGAAGTACGCCGACAACATCCTGAAGGGCTTCGCCACCTCCTTCTCCATCGTGGTCTCCACGGTGATGTCCGTCTACCTGTTCGGCTTCACCGTGGACCTGCTCTTCACCGCGGGGGCGGGGCTCGTCATCGGCGCCGTCTACATGTACAGTCTCCCCAAGGCGCCCGGCGCCACCGTGACCCCGAGCCCCGCCTCCTCTTCGGCGTCTTTGGAGCCGCCAAGGACGGCGGACGGAGGTGGAAAGATGGAGGCGTTTCTTCCAAA agCGGCTCCTCCTGCAGCCGTGGGTGCAGACTAA
- the slc35a2 gene encoding UDP-galactose translocator isoform X2 — translation MAAGNLNKTGEEKTPNRTQNEANRKLKYISLAVLVVQNASLILSIRYVRTLPGDRFFATSAVVMAEVLKVLTCLLIILLQKRLSVTETAHFLLDSVLFQYKDTLKLAVPSLIYTLQNNLQYVAISNLPAATFQVTYQLKILTTALFSVLMLRKSLSRVQWVSLLLLFAGVAIVQVQQEGNKEASVADASHQNYTAGLVAVVISCLSSGFAGVYFEKILKGSAASVWVRNVQLGIFGTALGLLGLWWNDGGAVAERGFLFGYTGMVWCVIFNQAFGGLLVAVVVKYADNILKGFATSFSIVVSTVMSVYLFGFTVDLLFTAGAGLVIGAVYMYSLPKAPGATVTPSPASSSASLEPPRTADGGGKMEAFLPKCSGKEKGS, via the exons ATGGCCGCGGGGAACCTCAACAAGACGGGGGAGGAGAAGACCCCGAACCGGACTCAGAATGAAG CCAACAGGAAGCTGAAGTACATCAGTCTGGCGGTGCTGGTGGTCCAGAACGCGTCGCTCATCCTCAGCATCCGCTACGTGCGCACGCTGCCCGGGGACCGCTTCTTCGCCACGTCGGCCGTGGTGATGGCCGaggttctgaaggttctgacGTGTCTGCTCATCATCCTGCTGCAGAAAAGAC TCAGCGTGACGGAGACGGCCCACTTCCTGTTGGACTCGGTGCTGTTTCAGTACAAGGACACCCTGAAGCTCGCCGTCCCGTCCCTCATCTACACGCTGCAGAACAACCTGCAGTACGTCGCCATCTCCAACCTGCCCGCCGCCACCTTCCAg GTGACCTACCAGCTGAAGATCTTGACCACGGCTCTGTTCAGCGTCCTGATGCTCAGGAAGTCTCTGTCCCGGGTCCAGTGggtctctctgctgctgctgttcgcCGGCGTGGCCATCGTCCAg GTGCAGCAGGAAGGAAACAAGGAGGCTTCGGTGGCGGACGCCTCCCACCAGAACTACACGGCGGGCCTGGTTGCCGTGGTGATCAGCTGCCTGTCGTCGGGCTTCGCCGGCGTTTACTTCGAGAAGATTCTGAAGGGGAGCGCGGCGTCCGTGTGGGTGAGGAACGTGCAGCTGGGGATCTTCGGCACGGCGCTCGGCCTGCTGGGACTGTGGTGGAACGACGGCGGCGCCGTGGCCGAGCGCGGCTTCCTGTTCGGCTACACGGGCATGGTGTGGTGCGTCATCTTCAACCAGGCGTTCGGCGGGCTGCTGGTGGCCGTGGTGGTGAAGTACGCCGACAACATCCTGAAGGGCTTCGCCACCTCCTTCTCCATCGTGGTCTCCACGGTGATGTCCGTCTACCTGTTCGGCTTCACCGTGGACCTGCTCTTCACCGCGGGGGCGGGGCTCGTCATCGGCGCCGTCTACATGTACAGTCTCCCCAAGGCGCCCGGCGCCACCGTGACCCCGAGCCCCGCCTCCTCTTCGGCGTCTTTGGAGCCGCCAAGGACGGCGGACGGAGGTGGAAAGATGGAGGCGTTTCTTCCAAA
- the otud5a gene encoding OTU domain-containing protein 5-A isoform X2, whose translation MTILPKKKPSSGVGVSDHADDSDRRSGSDPHQHPHPHAGRTGTRPRASPPPWSYQSAPPSAREDRRSIEASSRPQQASPPPVGSVSPVGPADGRDSSGGMVPGSRGELVVSAGVVGCGGAIGGCCSGPGLSKRRRQAGTCSGGVVAALAGGGQPGVTGPGGVGSSQDTEEGAGNNSEDEYENAARLQFMDPATVEQEHWFEKALREKKGFVIKKMKEDGACLFRAVADQVYGDQDMHEVVRKHCMDYLMKNADYFSNYVTEDFTTYINRKRKNNCHGNHIEMQAMAEMYNRPVEVYQYSTEPINTFHGIHQNNDEPIRVSYHRNIHYNSVVNPNKATIGVGLGLPAFKPGYADQSLMKSAIKTSEESWIEQQMLEDKKRATDWEATNEAIEEQVARESYLQWLQDQEKQARQPRKASATCSSATAAASSGLDDWSARSPRQRDSDPSHSDLTTAPSTHNKPPSPAGAALILSKPPSPCAPGPSNQSRHHLEYRAIMQEMSPTAFGLTDWEDDEILASVLAVSQQEYLDSIKHQTAAAAMHREREPSPDSS comes from the exons ATGACGATCCTCCCCAAGAAGAAGCCCAGCTCCGGGGTCGGCGTCTCGGACCACGCCGATGACAGCGACCGTAGGAGCGGCTCCGACCCTCACCAGCACCCGCACCCGCACGCTGGGCGGACCGGAACCCGACCCAGAGCTTCCCCTCCGCCCTGGTCCTACCAGAGCGCGCCTCCGTCCGCCAGAGAGGACAGGCGGAGCATCGAGGCGAGCTCCCGGCCGCAGCAGGCCTCTCCGCCGCCCGTCGGCTCCGTGTCCCCGGTGGGGCCGGCCGACGGCAGGGACAGTAGCGGCGGGATGGTCCCCGGCTCCCGCGGGGAGCTGGTCGTGTCTGCCGGTGTGGTGGGATGCGGCGGAGCGATCGGCGGCTGCTGCTCCGGGCCCGGGCTGAGCAAGAGGCGGCGGCAGGCGGGTACCTGCTCCGGGGGGGTAGTCGCGGCTCTGGCCGGCGGAGGCCAGCCCGGAGTGACCGGACCGGGAGGGGTGGGCTCCAGCCAGGACACGGAGGAAGGAGCCGGGAACAACAGCGAGGACGAGTACGAGAACGCGGCCCGGCTGCAGTTCATGGACCCGGCCACCGTGGAGCAG GAGCATTGGTTTGAAAAAGCTCTGAGGGAGAAGAAAGGATTTGTCATTAAGAAGATGAAGGAGGACGGAGCGTGTCTGTTCAGGGCTGTGG CTGATCAGGTGTACGGCGATCAGGACATGCACGAGGTGGTGAGGAAACACTGCATGGATTACCTG ATGAAGAACGCCGACTACTTCTCCAACTACGTGACGGAAGACTTCACCACATACAtcaacaggaagaggaaaaacaattgccatggcaaccacaTTGAGATGCAGGCCATGGCTGAGATGTACAACAGACCGGTGGAGGTGTACCAGTACAGCACAG AGCCAATCAACACATTCCACGGCATCCACCAGAACAACGACGAGCCAATCAGAGTGAGCTACCACCGCAACATCCACTACAACTCTGTGGTGAACCCCAACAAGGCGACGATCGGGGTCGGACTGGGACTGCCCGCCTTCAAACCCGGg TATGCAGATCAGTCTCTGATGAAGTCGGCCATCAAGACGTCGGAGGAGTCGTGGATCGAGCAGCAGATGTTGGAGGACAAGAAGCGGGCGACGGACTGGGAGGCCACCAACGAGGCCATCGAGGAGCAGGTGGCCCGGGAGTCCTACCTGCAGTGGCTGCAGGACCAGGAGAAACAGGCCCGGCAG CCTCGGAAGGCCAGCGCCACCTGCAGCTCGGCGACGGCAGCGGCTTCCAGCGGGCTAGACGACTGGAGCGCCCGGTCACCACGGCAACGAGACTCTGACCCCTCCCACTCCGACCTCACGACCGCCCCGTCGACCCACAACAAGCCCCCGTCCCCCGCAGGAGCCGCCCTCATCCTGAGCAAACCTCCGTCGCCCTGCGCCCCAG GTCCCAGCAATCAGAGTCGTCATCACTTGGAGTACAGAGCCATCATGCAGGAGATGTCACCCACAGCGTTtg GTCTGACGGACTGGGAGGACGATGAGATTCTGGCGTCGGTTCTTGCCGTCTCCCAGCAGGAGTACCTGGACAGCATCAAACACCagaccgccgccgccgccatgCATCGAGAGAGGGAGCCATCGCCCGACAGCAGCTGA
- the LOC108251659 gene encoding serine/threonine-protein kinase pim-2: MLEKRTVELQVEEDGGKNGKEPFCSQYRCGPLLGSGGFGSVFSGQRLSDGLQVAIKQISSDRVQQWTRLPSELRPVPMEIALLQRLSEVGGHGGVIRMLDWFEVEGRGFLLVMERPPQCQDLFDFITERGALPERLALRFFRQIVEALQFVHAHGVVHRDIKDENIVVDTRTLEVKIIDFGSGAPLKETAYDEFEGTRVYSPPEWIQARSYGAVPLSVWSLGVLLFNMVCGDIPFERDQEIVMATPIFTRHVSKECQALIRWCLSYRPEDRPSLEDILSHPWMEGGEEEEEEEEHVSLPSASL; encoded by the exons ATGTTGGAGAAAAGAACCGTGGAGCTTCAGGTGGAGGAGGACGGCGGGAAAAACG GGAAGGAACCGTTCTGCAGTCAGTACCGCTGCGGTCCTCTGCTCGGCAGCGGCGGGTTCGGTTCGGTGTTTTCGGGCCAGAGGCTGTCCGATGGACTCCAG GTTGCCATCAAGCAGATCAGCAGCGACAGAGTCCAGCAGTGGACCCGACTG CCCAGCGAGCTCAGACCCGTTCCCATGGAGATCGCTCTGCTGCAGCGGCTGTCAGAGGTCGGAGGTCACGGCGGCGTCATTCGAATGCTGGATTGGTTCGAGGTGGAGGGGCGGGGCTTCCTGCTGGTGATGGAGCGCCCGCCGCAGTGCCAGGACCTGTTTGACTTCATCACGGAGCGAGGAGCGCTCCCTGAACGCCTCGCGCTCAG GTTCTTCCGGCAGATCGTGGAGGCGTTGCAGTTCGTCCACGCGCACGGCGTCGTGCACAGAGACATCAAAGACGAGAACATCGTGGTGGACACGAGGACGTTGGAGGTGAAGATCATCGACTTTGGGTCGGGAGCGCCGCTCAAAGAGACGGCGTACGACGAGTTTGAAG GTACGCGGGTCTACAGTCCTCCGGAGTGGATCCAGGCCCGGTCCTACGGCGCTGTCCCGCTCAGCGTCTGGTCCCTCGGCGTCCTGCTCTTCAACATGGTCTGCGGCGACATTCCGTTCGAGCGCGACCAGGAGATTGTCAtggccacgcccatcttcaccagGCATGTCTCGAAAG AATGCCAGGCTCTGATTCGCTGGTGTCTGTCGTACCGGCCGGAGGACCGCCCCTCCCTGGAGGACATCCTGTCTCACCCCTGGATGGAGGGAggcgaggaagaggaagaggaggaggagcacgTCTCGCTGCCGAGCGCGTCGTTGTGA
- the slc35a2 gene encoding UDP-galactose translocator isoform X3, which produces MAAGNLNKTGEEKTPNRTQNEANRKLKYISLAVLVVQNASLILSIRYVRTLPGDRFFATSAVVMAEVLKVLTCLLIILLQKRLSVTETAHFLLDSVLFQYKDTLKLAVPSLIYTLQNNLQYVAISNLPAATFQVTYQLKILTTALFSVLMLRKSLSRVQWVSLLLLFAGVAIVQVQQEGNKEASVADASHQNYTAGLVAVVISCLSSGFAGVYFEKILKGSAASVWVRNVQLGIFGTALGLLGLWWNDGGAVAERGFLFGYTGMVWCVIFNQAFGGLLVAVVVKYADNILKGFATSFSIVVSTVMSVYLFGFTVDLLFTAGAGLVIGAVYMYSLPKAPGATVTPSPASSSASLEPPRTADGGGKMEAFLPNLN; this is translated from the exons ATGGCCGCGGGGAACCTCAACAAGACGGGGGAGGAGAAGACCCCGAACCGGACTCAGAATGAAG CCAACAGGAAGCTGAAGTACATCAGTCTGGCGGTGCTGGTGGTCCAGAACGCGTCGCTCATCCTCAGCATCCGCTACGTGCGCACGCTGCCCGGGGACCGCTTCTTCGCCACGTCGGCCGTGGTGATGGCCGaggttctgaaggttctgacGTGTCTGCTCATCATCCTGCTGCAGAAAAGAC TCAGCGTGACGGAGACGGCCCACTTCCTGTTGGACTCGGTGCTGTTTCAGTACAAGGACACCCTGAAGCTCGCCGTCCCGTCCCTCATCTACACGCTGCAGAACAACCTGCAGTACGTCGCCATCTCCAACCTGCCCGCCGCCACCTTCCAg GTGACCTACCAGCTGAAGATCTTGACCACGGCTCTGTTCAGCGTCCTGATGCTCAGGAAGTCTCTGTCCCGGGTCCAGTGggtctctctgctgctgctgttcgcCGGCGTGGCCATCGTCCAg GTGCAGCAGGAAGGAAACAAGGAGGCTTCGGTGGCGGACGCCTCCCACCAGAACTACACGGCGGGCCTGGTTGCCGTGGTGATCAGCTGCCTGTCGTCGGGCTTCGCCGGCGTTTACTTCGAGAAGATTCTGAAGGGGAGCGCGGCGTCCGTGTGGGTGAGGAACGTGCAGCTGGGGATCTTCGGCACGGCGCTCGGCCTGCTGGGACTGTGGTGGAACGACGGCGGCGCCGTGGCCGAGCGCGGCTTCCTGTTCGGCTACACGGGCATGGTGTGGTGCGTCATCTTCAACCAGGCGTTCGGCGGGCTGCTGGTGGCCGTGGTGGTGAAGTACGCCGACAACATCCTGAAGGGCTTCGCCACCTCCTTCTCCATCGTGGTCTCCACGGTGATGTCCGTCTACCTGTTCGGCTTCACCGTGGACCTGCTCTTCACCGCGGGGGCGGGGCTCGTCATCGGCGCCGTCTACATGTACAGTCTCCCCAAGGCGCCCGGCGCCACCGTGACCCCGAGCCCCGCCTCCTCTTCGGCGTCTTTGGAGCCGCCAAGGACGGCGGACGGAGGTGGAAAGATGGAGGCGTTTCTTCCAAA
- the otud5a gene encoding OTU domain-containing protein 5-A isoform X1 has translation MTILPKKKPSSGVGVSDHADDSDRRSGSDPHQHPHPHAGRTGTRPRASPPPWSYQSAPPSAREDRRSIEASSRPQQASPPPVGSVSPVGPADGRDSSGGMVPGSRGELVVSAGVVGCGGAIGGCCSGPGLSKRRRQAGTCSGGVVAALAGGGQPGVTGPGGVGSSQDTEEGAGNNSEDEYENAARLQFMDPATVEQQEHWFEKALREKKGFVIKKMKEDGACLFRAVADQVYGDQDMHEVVRKHCMDYLMKNADYFSNYVTEDFTTYINRKRKNNCHGNHIEMQAMAEMYNRPVEVYQYSTEPINTFHGIHQNNDEPIRVSYHRNIHYNSVVNPNKATIGVGLGLPAFKPGYADQSLMKSAIKTSEESWIEQQMLEDKKRATDWEATNEAIEEQVARESYLQWLQDQEKQARQPRKASATCSSATAAASSGLDDWSARSPRQRDSDPSHSDLTTAPSTHNKPPSPAGAALILSKPPSPCAPGPSNQSRHHLEYRAIMQEMSPTAFGLTDWEDDEILASVLAVSQQEYLDSIKHQTAAAAMHREREPSPDSS, from the exons ATGACGATCCTCCCCAAGAAGAAGCCCAGCTCCGGGGTCGGCGTCTCGGACCACGCCGATGACAGCGACCGTAGGAGCGGCTCCGACCCTCACCAGCACCCGCACCCGCACGCTGGGCGGACCGGAACCCGACCCAGAGCTTCCCCTCCGCCCTGGTCCTACCAGAGCGCGCCTCCGTCCGCCAGAGAGGACAGGCGGAGCATCGAGGCGAGCTCCCGGCCGCAGCAGGCCTCTCCGCCGCCCGTCGGCTCCGTGTCCCCGGTGGGGCCGGCCGACGGCAGGGACAGTAGCGGCGGGATGGTCCCCGGCTCCCGCGGGGAGCTGGTCGTGTCTGCCGGTGTGGTGGGATGCGGCGGAGCGATCGGCGGCTGCTGCTCCGGGCCCGGGCTGAGCAAGAGGCGGCGGCAGGCGGGTACCTGCTCCGGGGGGGTAGTCGCGGCTCTGGCCGGCGGAGGCCAGCCCGGAGTGACCGGACCGGGAGGGGTGGGCTCCAGCCAGGACACGGAGGAAGGAGCCGGGAACAACAGCGAGGACGAGTACGAGAACGCGGCCCGGCTGCAGTTCATGGACCCGGCCACCGTGGAGCAG CAGGAGCATTGGTTTGAAAAAGCTCTGAGGGAGAAGAAAGGATTTGTCATTAAGAAGATGAAGGAGGACGGAGCGTGTCTGTTCAGGGCTGTGG CTGATCAGGTGTACGGCGATCAGGACATGCACGAGGTGGTGAGGAAACACTGCATGGATTACCTG ATGAAGAACGCCGACTACTTCTCCAACTACGTGACGGAAGACTTCACCACATACAtcaacaggaagaggaaaaacaattgccatggcaaccacaTTGAGATGCAGGCCATGGCTGAGATGTACAACAGACCGGTGGAGGTGTACCAGTACAGCACAG AGCCAATCAACACATTCCACGGCATCCACCAGAACAACGACGAGCCAATCAGAGTGAGCTACCACCGCAACATCCACTACAACTCTGTGGTGAACCCCAACAAGGCGACGATCGGGGTCGGACTGGGACTGCCCGCCTTCAAACCCGGg TATGCAGATCAGTCTCTGATGAAGTCGGCCATCAAGACGTCGGAGGAGTCGTGGATCGAGCAGCAGATGTTGGAGGACAAGAAGCGGGCGACGGACTGGGAGGCCACCAACGAGGCCATCGAGGAGCAGGTGGCCCGGGAGTCCTACCTGCAGTGGCTGCAGGACCAGGAGAAACAGGCCCGGCAG CCTCGGAAGGCCAGCGCCACCTGCAGCTCGGCGACGGCAGCGGCTTCCAGCGGGCTAGACGACTGGAGCGCCCGGTCACCACGGCAACGAGACTCTGACCCCTCCCACTCCGACCTCACGACCGCCCCGTCGACCCACAACAAGCCCCCGTCCCCCGCAGGAGCCGCCCTCATCCTGAGCAAACCTCCGTCGCCCTGCGCCCCAG GTCCCAGCAATCAGAGTCGTCATCACTTGGAGTACAGAGCCATCATGCAGGAGATGTCACCCACAGCGTTtg GTCTGACGGACTGGGAGGACGATGAGATTCTGGCGTCGGTTCTTGCCGTCTCCCAGCAGGAGTACCTGGACAGCATCAAACACCagaccgccgccgccgccatgCATCGAGAGAGGGAGCCATCGCCCGACAGCAGCTGA